The genomic region GGCGCGATCAGGTGACGACGCGCGGCATGGTCGATCTCATCTCGCAATCCTACCCGCAGAACTCGCCGATCACGGCGCGGCCCGACTGGCGCCCCGAAAGCGGCAAGCCGGGTGAAAGCCTGGCGGACATGCAGCGCCATGTGCTCGATCCCTTCCAGCTCTCGCACGCCATCTGCAATCCGCTCTACGGCGTGCAGATGGTGTTTTCAGAGGATCTGCAGGCCGCCTTCGGCCGCGCGCTGAACGACTGGCTCGTGAAGGAATGGCTCGATCGCGATCCGCGGCTGCGCGGCTCGATCGTGATCCCCACCCAAAGCGTCGAGAAGGCCGTCGCCGAGATCGAGCGCTGTGCGACGGACCGCCGCTTCGTGCAGGTGCTGATGCTCGTGATGGGCGATACGCCGCTCGGCAAGCGCGCGCTCTGGCCGATCTACGAGGCGGCGGAACGGCTGGAATTACCGATCGGCATTCATGCCGGTTCCGCCTATCACAATCCGCCGACCGCCGTGGGCTGGGGTTCCTACCACATCGAGGATTATGCCGGTCAGGCCCAGGCGTTCCAGACCCAGCTCACCAGCCTGATCGTCGAGGGCGTGTTCGTCAAATATCCGCGGCTGAAGATGGTGATGCTTGAATCCGGGGTGTCCTGGATCTCCCCATTTCTATGGCGCCTGCACAAGTTCTGGCGTGGGGTGCGGATGGAGACGCCGTGGGTTGATCGCGCGCCGCTGGACATTGTGCGCAGCAACATCCGCTTCTCGTTGCAGCCATTCGATGCACCGCCGGATGAGGCGACATTAATTCGCCTGTTTGATCATATGCAGTCCGACGAATTGGTCGTATTCTCCACCGACTATCCGCACTGGCAGTTCGACGGCCAGGAGGCGCTGCCCGCAGGTCTCACCCCCGATCTCGTGCGCAAGATCATGATCGATAATCCGCATGCGACCTATCCCCGCCTGACTTAGCCGCTGCCAAAGGAGGCAAGGCGATGAATATTCAGTTCCGCGAAAGCTCCGAAGCCGCTTCCCCACTGGCCGTCAAAACCGCGATCGCGGACTGCGACATCCATCCGGCACGCGCGACCCGCGCCGAGCTCTATCCCTACCTGGCCAAACGCTGGCAGCATCATCTCGA from Bradyrhizobium lupini harbors:
- a CDS encoding amidohydrolase family protein, encoding MASLIAGGVDCDVHPAVPHLTSLLPYLNDYWRDQVTTRGMVDLISQSYPQNSPITARPDWRPESGKPGESLADMQRHVLDPFQLSHAICNPLYGVQMVFSEDLQAAFGRALNDWLVKEWLDRDPRLRGSIVIPTQSVEKAVAEIERCATDRRFVQVLMLVMGDTPLGKRALWPIYEAAERLELPIGIHAGSAYHNPPTAVGWGSYHIEDYAGQAQAFQTQLTSLIVEGVFVKYPRLKMVMLESGVSWISPFLWRLHKFWRGVRMETPWVDRAPLDIVRSNIRFSLQPFDAPPDEATLIRLFDHMQSDELVVFSTDYPHWQFDGQEALPAGLTPDLVRKIMIDNPHATYPRLT